The following proteins are co-located in the Actinomycetota bacterium genome:
- a CDS encoding response regulator transcription factor, translating into MGAAPPDPEGLARAPGATILVVEDEPDLVWLLRFNLESEGYRTFVARNGEAALELLLRERPDLMLLDLMMPVMDGWALLDELQASGGSRPRVIVVSARTAQDDRLRAARYGVEGFVAKPFDMDELLAMIRELVPRRPS; encoded by the coding sequence ATGGGAGCGGCGCCGCCGGATCCGGAGGGCCTGGCCAGGGCCCCCGGCGCCACCATCCTGGTGGTGGAGGACGAGCCGGACCTGGTGTGGCTCCTGCGGTTCAACCTGGAGAGCGAGGGCTACCGGACGTTCGTGGCCCGAAACGGCGAGGCCGCCCTGGAGCTGCTCCTGCGGGAGCGCCCCGACCTCATGCTGCTCGATCTGATGATGCCCGTGATGGATGGCTGGGCCCTGCTGGACGAGCTCCAAGCGAGCGGCGGATCCCGGCCCCGGGTCATCGTGGTCTCCGCGCGGACCGCCCAGGACGACCGCCTCCGCGCGGCCCGCTACGGCGTGGAGGGCTTCGTGGCCAAGCCCTTCGACATGGACGAGCTCCTCGCCATGATCCGAGAGCTCGTCCCCCGCCGCCCGTCCTGA
- the purM gene encoding phosphoribosylformylglycinamidine cyclo-ligase, producing MDYRQAGVDIEAAAKAVALIGSVAESATRPEVVESVGGFAGLFRIGPRKLLAAATDGVGTKLEIARLAGRLDTVGIDLVAMCADDVVCTGAEPLFFLDYIAVGRVVPEDVAALVEGVAEGCRRAGCALLGGETAEHPGVMAPEQFDLAGFCVGVVDEDRVLGPRRVREGDVLVGLASTGLHANGFSLVRRALLEPGARLEATPEGLARPLWEELLEPTAIYAPLVLALAADDLVLSCAHVTGGGLPENLPRALPPELGASADPGAWPRPAVFEFIRRAAGVSEEEMFSTFNMGIGMVLVVPPDAAGEVVSRAEVAGTPAWVVGRVGGQPGVRFEAAG from the coding sequence ATGGACTACCGGCAGGCCGGCGTCGACATCGAGGCCGCGGCGAAGGCCGTCGCGCTGATCGGGAGCGTGGCCGAGTCCGCCACCCGTCCCGAGGTGGTGGAGTCCGTCGGCGGGTTCGCGGGGCTGTTCCGGATCGGCCCCCGGAAGCTGCTGGCCGCGGCCACCGACGGCGTGGGGACCAAGCTCGAGATCGCGCGGCTGGCCGGGCGCCTGGACACCGTGGGGATCGACCTGGTGGCCATGTGCGCCGACGACGTGGTGTGCACCGGGGCCGAGCCGCTGTTCTTCCTGGACTACATCGCGGTGGGCCGGGTGGTGCCGGAGGACGTGGCCGCCCTCGTGGAAGGGGTCGCGGAGGGGTGCCGGCGGGCGGGGTGCGCGCTGCTCGGCGGCGAGACCGCGGAGCACCCCGGGGTGATGGCGCCGGAGCAGTTCGACCTGGCGGGGTTCTGCGTGGGGGTGGTGGACGAGGACCGGGTGCTGGGGCCGCGCCGGGTCCGGGAGGGCGACGTCCTGGTGGGCCTGGCCTCGACCGGCCTGCACGCGAACGGGTTCAGCCTGGTGCGGCGGGCGTTGCTGGAACCGGGCGCTCGGCTGGAGGCGACGCCCGAGGGCCTGGCCCGGCCGCTGTGGGAGGAGCTGCTGGAGCCGACGGCGATCTACGCTCCGCTCGTGCTGGCGCTGGCGGCGGATGACCTGGTGCTGTCTTGCGCGCACGTCACGGGCGGCGGGCTCCCCGAGAACCTTCCCCGCGCGCTGCCGCCGGAGCTCGGCGCTTCCGCGGACCCGGGAGCGTGGCCCCGTCCTGCCGTGTTCGAATTCATCCGCCGGGCCGCCGGGGTCTCCGAGGAGGAGATGTTCTCCACGTTCAACATGGGTATCGGCATGGTGCTGGTCGTGCCCCCAGACGCCGCCGGCGAGGTGGTGTCCCGGGCGGAGGTGGCGGGCACGCCGGCGTGGGTGGTGGGACGGGTGGGCGGCCAGCCCGGCGTTCGCTTCGAGGCGGCGGGGTAG
- the purF gene encoding amidophosphoribosyltransferase, translating into MGEGESPREACGLFGVWAPGEDISRLTYFGLFALQHRGQESAGMAVSDGRNILVFRELGLVSQVFDEATLSTLQGDLGIGHTRYSTTGSTTWDNAQPAFKTDGTRGLALGHNGNLVNTAELAEEAGRRGRASTDSDLVAGMMAAHIEDGLERAAMAVLPRLAGAFSFVFMDERTVFAARDPHGLRPLAIGRLPGGFCFASETCALDIVGATFVREVEPGEMAMVDDRGLRFERFAESPRKALCLLEFVYLARPDSRLYDRTVHEARRDMGRRLAREAPADADLVIPIPDTGHSAAQGYAEVAGIPYGEGLMKNRYVGRTFIQPSQSLRERGVKLKLNPIPGAVQGKRVAVVDDSIIRGTTTRQIIQTLREAGATAVHMRVVSPPIRWPCFYGIDMSTRRELVASDLSVEEVRAFIGADSLSYLSLESLVEATGAPEDRFCRACFDGRYPIPIPEHAGKFVLEQRPAR; encoded by the coding sequence ATGGGGGAAGGCGAGAGCCCGCGCGAGGCCTGCGGCCTCTTCGGGGTGTGGGCGCCCGGCGAGGACATCTCTAGGCTCACCTACTTCGGCCTGTTCGCGTTGCAGCACCGCGGTCAGGAGTCGGCCGGCATGGCCGTGTCCGACGGCCGCAACATCCTGGTGTTCCGCGAGCTGGGGCTGGTGTCGCAGGTGTTCGACGAGGCCACGCTGTCCACGCTCCAGGGCGACCTGGGGATCGGGCACACCCGCTACTCCACGACGGGGTCCACCACCTGGGACAACGCGCAGCCCGCGTTCAAGACCGACGGCACCCGCGGGCTGGCCCTGGGGCACAACGGGAATCTGGTGAACACCGCCGAGCTGGCCGAGGAGGCCGGCCGGCGGGGGCGGGCCTCGACGGACTCCGACCTGGTGGCCGGCATGATGGCCGCCCACATCGAGGACGGCCTGGAGCGGGCGGCCATGGCCGTCCTGCCCCGGCTGGCCGGCGCCTTCTCGTTCGTGTTCATGGACGAACGGACGGTGTTCGCGGCGCGGGACCCCCACGGCCTGCGGCCCCTGGCCATCGGACGGCTGCCGGGCGGGTTCTGCTTCGCCTCCGAGACCTGTGCCCTCGACATCGTGGGGGCCACGTTCGTGCGGGAGGTCGAGCCGGGCGAGATGGCCATGGTGGACGACCGGGGGCTGCGCTTCGAGCGGTTCGCGGAGAGCCCGCGCAAGGCTCTGTGCCTGCTCGAGTTCGTGTACCTGGCCCGGCCCGACTCCCGCCTGTACGACCGAACCGTGCACGAGGCCCGCCGTGACATGGGGCGGCGGCTGGCCCGGGAGGCCCCCGCCGACGCCGACTTGGTCATCCCCATCCCGGACACCGGGCACTCGGCGGCGCAGGGCTACGCCGAGGTCGCGGGCATCCCGTACGGCGAGGGGCTGATGAAGAACCGCTATGTGGGCCGGACGTTCATCCAGCCCTCGCAGTCGCTTCGGGAGCGGGGCGTGAAGCTGAAGCTGAACCCCATCCCGGGCGCGGTGCAGGGCAAGCGCGTGGCGGTGGTGGACGACTCCATCATCCGGGGGACGACCACCCGCCAGATCATCCAGACCCTCCGGGAGGCCGGCGCGACGGCCGTGCACATGCGCGTGGTCAGCCCGCCGATCCGGTGGCCGTGCTTCTACGGGATCGACATGTCCACCCGCCGGGAGCTGGTGGCATCCGATCTGTCGGTGGAGGAGGTCCGCGCGTTCATCGGCGCGGACTCGCTGTCGTACCTGTCCCTGGAGTCGCTGGTCGAGGCCACCGGCGCACCGGAGGACCGGTTCTGCCGGGCCTGCTTCGACGGGCGCTACCCCATCCCCATCCCCGAGCACGCCGGGAAGTTCGTGCTGGAGCAACGGCCCGCCCGCTAG
- a CDS encoding VOC family protein encodes MAALNFNSVMIGSEDPKRLGGFYAGVFGRPADMDEGGMYGWGFGATFLSIIEHSDVKGQAAEPQRVILNLETKEVQAEFDRIKAAGATVVKEPYELQGMWIATFADPDGNYFQLVTPWEGPATS; translated from the coding sequence ATGGCAGCGCTCAACTTCAACAGCGTCATGATCGGATCGGAGGACCCGAAGAGGCTGGGCGGGTTCTACGCCGGCGTCTTCGGCCGGCCGGCCGACATGGATGAGGGCGGCATGTACGGCTGGGGATTCGGCGCGACGTTCCTGTCGATCATCGAGCACTCCGATGTGAAGGGGCAGGCCGCGGAGCCGCAGCGCGTGATCCTGAATCTCGAGACGAAGGAGGTCCAGGCGGAGTTCGACCGCATCAAGGCCGCGGGCGCTACGGTCGTCAAGGAGCCCTACGAGCTCCAGGGGATGTGGATCGCGACGTTCGCGGATCCGGACGGGAACTACTTCCAGCTGGTGACCCCGTGGGAAGGACCGGCCACCTCCTGA
- a CDS encoding CDGSH iron-sulfur domain-containing protein → MRSRARFRSPSRSSSRTERGESWEWQPGLAFDAKQSYRLCRCGGSGTKPFCDGTHLTNGFDGTEVADRRPYLEQADAFPGPQVALTDARQLCAFARFCDARGQVWNLVEQDDAEAVALTEREAAYCPSGRLVTWGPGADGRPEPHEPALEPSIGVVEDPAMGVSGPLWVRGGIPVVAADGTPYEVRNRVTLCRCGASDNKPFCDGSHASSGFADDLPLGGA, encoded by the coding sequence ATGAGGTCGAGGGCGCGGTTCCGCTCGCCCAGCAGATCATCGAGCCGAACGGAGCGTGGGGAGTCGTGGGAGTGGCAGCCCGGACTCGCGTTCGATGCCAAGCAGAGCTACCGGCTGTGCCGGTGCGGCGGATCCGGCACGAAGCCGTTCTGCGACGGGACGCACCTGACGAACGGCTTCGACGGGACCGAGGTCGCGGACCGCCGGCCGTACCTCGAGCAGGCAGACGCGTTCCCGGGGCCCCAGGTGGCGCTGACCGACGCGCGGCAGCTCTGCGCCTTCGCCCGCTTCTGCGACGCCCGCGGCCAGGTCTGGAACCTCGTCGAGCAGGACGACGCCGAGGCCGTGGCGCTGACCGAGCGTGAGGCGGCGTACTGCCCTTCCGGGCGGCTGGTGACCTGGGGGCCGGGAGCCGACGGGCGTCCCGAGCCGCACGAGCCAGCGCTCGAGCCCTCGATCGGCGTCGTCGAGGATCCGGCGATGGGAGTGAGCGGGCCGCTGTGGGTCCGGGGCGGCATCCCGGTGGTGGCCGCGGACGGGACGCCGTACGAGGTGCGCAACCGGGTGACCCTGTGCCGCTGTGGGGCTTCGGACAACAAGCCCTTCTGCGACGGCTCCCACGCCAGCAGCGGCTTCGCCGACGACCTGCCGCTCGGCGGTGCATGA
- a CDS encoding FAD-binding oxidoreductase gives MGTLAIEELRGQVRGPVIGPDDEGYDEARRVYNAMIDRRPAAVVRAANAGDVIAAVNFARENSLDLAVRGGSHSVPGFGTCDGGLVIDLSGMRGVRVDPAARRARAEGGATWGDFNAATYPFGLATTGGIISSTGVGGLTLGGGIGYLSRGFGLSIDNLVSADVVTADGRFLVASEDDHADLFWALRGGGGNFGVVTSFEFRLHPVKDIYGGPMFYELSEVENLLRFYREYIADASEQMGAFPAFQIAPPLPFIPEDRHGDTFIAMVACWAGPLDEGESALKPFHDVAPVVAEHVGPMPYPALNSAFDALLPPGLQHYWKANFVKELTDEAIAAHGVHGPEVPYVSSTVHIYPINGAVHRVAPDATAFAYRDANFATVIAGMWADPGHNEANIAWVRNYYDATAPHSEEGGYVNFMADDDQGRIKANYRGNYDRLVGIKRTYDPDNLFHLNQNITP, from the coding sequence GTGGGGACACTCGCGATCGAGGAGCTGCGGGGACAGGTCAGGGGACCCGTGATCGGGCCGGACGACGAGGGATACGACGAGGCGCGCCGGGTCTACAACGCGATGATCGACCGCCGGCCGGCCGCGGTGGTCCGGGCCGCAAACGCCGGAGACGTGATCGCCGCGGTGAACTTTGCTCGCGAGAACTCGCTGGACCTGGCGGTCCGCGGCGGCAGCCACAGCGTCCCGGGGTTCGGGACCTGCGATGGCGGCCTGGTGATCGACCTCTCCGGGATGCGGGGAGTGCGCGTGGACCCCGCCGCCCGGAGGGCCAGGGCCGAGGGAGGGGCGACGTGGGGCGACTTCAACGCCGCCACCTACCCGTTCGGCCTGGCCACCACGGGCGGGATCATCTCTTCGACGGGGGTCGGCGGCCTCACGCTCGGTGGCGGCATCGGATACCTGTCACGCGGATTCGGACTGTCGATCGACAACCTGGTGTCGGCGGACGTGGTGACGGCCGACGGACGGTTCCTGGTGGCGAGCGAGGACGACCACGCGGACCTGTTCTGGGCGCTGCGAGGCGGAGGCGGGAACTTCGGCGTGGTGACCTCCTTCGAGTTCCGGCTCCACCCGGTGAAGGACATCTACGGCGGCCCCATGTTCTACGAGCTCAGCGAGGTGGAGAACCTCCTCCGCTTCTACCGTGAGTACATCGCCGACGCCTCCGAGCAGATGGGTGCGTTCCCCGCGTTCCAGATCGCGCCGCCGCTGCCGTTCATCCCGGAGGACCGGCACGGCGACACGTTCATCGCCATGGTGGCCTGCTGGGCGGGGCCGCTCGACGAGGGCGAGTCGGCGCTGAAGCCGTTCCACGACGTGGCGCCGGTGGTGGCGGAACACGTCGGTCCGATGCCCTATCCCGCGCTGAACAGCGCCTTCGACGCCCTGCTGCCGCCGGGTCTCCAGCACTACTGGAAGGCCAACTTCGTGAAGGAGCTCACGGACGAGGCCATCGCCGCCCACGGGGTCCACGGGCCGGAGGTCCCCTACGTGAGCTCGACGGTGCACATCTATCCGATCAACGGGGCCGTGCATCGCGTGGCGCCGGACGCGACGGCGTTCGCGTACCGCGACGCGAACTTCGCCACGGTGATCGCCGGCATGTGGGCCGACCCGGGCCACAACGAGGCGAACATCGCGTGGGTCCGGAACTACTACGACGCCACCGCGCCCCACTCGGAGGAGGGCGGGTACGTCAACTTCATGGCGGACGACGACCAGGGCCGGATCAAGGCCAACTACCGGGGCAACTACGATCGGCTCGTCGGCATCAAGCGGACGTACGACCCCGACAACCTGTTCCACCTCAACCAGAACATCACGCCCTGA